The following is a genomic window from Halodesulfovibrio sp..
ACAACGCAACCTGCTATGGCATTATCATTCCCAATTAGCTGCCTCTTCTCGGACAAGTTGCATGAACGCCTCCATAGCAGGAGAAACCCATTTATCTTTATGTCTGGCTAATGCAACACTTACAGGAGAAGGATTTTGCCAAGGAACATGCTTTACCTGCCCTGTTTCAACTTCACGGCGCACTACTACTGTCGGTAAAAAAGACACCCCTATGTCGCAAAGAATGTATTGCTTAATAACTTCCACGCTCGCTGTTTCAATCACGTTACTTGCAGCAACACCTTTCTGTTCTAAAAGCTGTTGAAATATTTTGCGATAGCTGCATCCCTGCTCCGTATATAATATAATATGTCTGTTGGCAGAGGTTAGCTCATTTTTTGGATACTCTTTCGGGAGAACCACACTCATCGGCTCCTCAAAGAGCTTGACCATTTCCAAATCAGACTCATGCTTCAGTTGCTCCAGCAGT
Proteins encoded in this region:
- a CDS encoding LysR family transcriptional regulator; this translates as MELRQLITFKAIVEHGSFIKAARALNYAQSSITSHIQMIEEFYEQPVFDRIGKKVALNDFGQVVYQRVCTLLAAYDDVCALKELTGAPAGRLRVGAPESTMLYRLAPVLQKFKTLFPQVELVMESGTCSSMRTSLRTGDLDLCVLLEQLKHESDLEMVKLFEEPMSVVLPKEYPKNELTSANRHIILYTEQGCSYRKIFQQLLEQKGVAASNVIETASVEVIKQYILCDIGVSFLPTVVVRREVETGQVKHVPWQNPSPVSVALARHKDKWVSPAMEAFMQLVREEAANWE